One Thalassotalea sediminis DNA segment encodes these proteins:
- a CDS encoding monovalent cation:proton antiporter family protein: protein MTSHIEILAILTSAVVIVWLFRKLHLPAILAYLVAGMLVGEHGLAFAQEHVDYEHFAELGIVFLLFTLGLEFSLPKLMAMRHLVLAVGSLQVVLSLTCFTVIAMFFGQSFGSALVIGGVLALSSTAIVIRQLSESGAMKRKSGQIAVAILLFQDVAVVPLLIIIPMLAPSTEGSMVLALFSALVKGVFVVGILLAVGKWVLPRLFNLVAQVRTDELFVLTTLLVTLVASALTQWFGLSMALGAFLAGMMLGESQYKHQLEADIRPYRDILLGLFFVTVGMKLDIKVLIASPLMIVSLVMGFMLLKIILIKVLAIKAGEQEKDAWASGIMLAQMGEFGFVLIALATQVQVLPLDVASMLLGAGILSMGVTPFMITNARQWGGWLANEKTVDLDEHQELKELHVNTELKDHVIICGFGRIGQTVSRFLKQEHIDFVAIDIDPLRTTKAREAGEHVLFGSSRKTELLEAARLSSAKLVVIAFGEDKQSIEVIRKVRSLSPKVPILVRTRNDDQLDKLQAAGADQVVPESLEGSLMLVSQVLSLSGVPFSHIVKRVQKERKNHYSHLHGFFQGEHTDMSPDAIDRIEFANAINLTNDSFAVGRTLESLKLPARRVTIVALRRGGIEEEEPDDQTILAPQDTVIIRGKPRRVERAERYLHEGG from the coding sequence GTGACTTCTCATATCGAAATACTGGCAATTTTAACAAGTGCAGTGGTTATTGTTTGGCTGTTTAGAAAGCTACATTTACCCGCAATACTCGCTTATTTAGTGGCTGGTATGCTGGTAGGTGAACATGGATTAGCATTTGCTCAAGAGCATGTAGATTATGAGCATTTTGCAGAGCTTGGTATTGTATTTTTACTGTTTACGTTAGGGCTTGAGTTTTCATTACCTAAATTAATGGCTATGCGTCATTTAGTACTTGCTGTTGGTAGCCTTCAAGTTGTCTTATCGCTGACATGTTTTACTGTCATCGCCATGTTTTTTGGTCAATCATTTGGTAGCGCGCTTGTTATTGGCGGAGTGCTTGCGTTGTCATCAACAGCAATTGTTATACGTCAGCTAAGTGAATCTGGCGCCATGAAACGAAAATCTGGCCAAATTGCCGTTGCAATATTGCTTTTCCAAGATGTTGCCGTTGTACCACTGCTTATCATTATACCTATGCTTGCACCGAGTACGGAAGGCTCAATGGTGCTTGCTCTATTTTCGGCGTTAGTGAAAGGTGTTTTTGTAGTTGGTATTTTACTCGCAGTTGGTAAGTGGGTTTTACCAAGATTATTCAATTTAGTCGCACAAGTAAGAACTGATGAGTTATTTGTATTGACTACCTTGTTGGTTACGCTTGTTGCTTCTGCATTGACACAATGGTTTGGTTTATCAATGGCGTTAGGAGCCTTTCTTGCCGGTATGATGTTAGGTGAAAGCCAGTATAAGCATCAATTAGAAGCGGATATTCGTCCTTATCGAGATATTTTATTGGGGTTATTCTTCGTTACGGTTGGTATGAAGTTAGACATAAAGGTATTGATTGCTTCACCTTTGATGATTGTTAGCTTAGTGATGGGGTTTATGCTGTTAAAAATCATACTTATTAAGGTGTTGGCGATCAAAGCAGGAGAGCAAGAAAAAGACGCTTGGGCCTCAGGTATTATGCTTGCTCAAATGGGGGAGTTCGGTTTTGTATTAATTGCATTAGCTACTCAAGTTCAAGTGTTACCTTTAGACGTTGCTTCGATGTTACTCGGTGCTGGTATATTGAGCATGGGGGTTACGCCTTTTATGATCACTAATGCAAGACAATGGGGTGGTTGGTTAGCAAATGAAAAAACAGTAGATCTTGATGAACATCAGGAATTAAAAGAACTACACGTAAATACTGAGCTTAAAGATCATGTTATTATTTGTGGTTTTGGTCGTATCGGGCAAACGGTTAGTCGCTTTTTAAAGCAAGAGCACATTGATTTTGTTGCGATAGATATTGATCCACTTAGAACAACAAAAGCGAGAGAAGCTGGTGAACATGTATTATTTGGTTCATCTAGAAAAACAGAGCTTTTAGAAGCGGCTAGGTTATCTAGCGCTAAACTTGTTGTGATTGCATTTGGTGAAGATAAGCAGTCAATTGAAGTGATAAGAAAAGTACGAAGTTTATCACCTAAAGTACCAATATTAGTGAGAACACGAAATGATGATCAGCTTGATAAATTGCAAGCTGCGGGGGCTGATCAAGTTGTACCGGAAAGCCTAGAGGGCAGTTTAATGCTTGTCTCACAAGTTTTGTCACTTTCCGGTGTACCTTTCTCTCACATTGTAAAAAGGGTTCAAAAGGAGCGTAAAAACCATTACAGCCATCTTCATGGCTTCTTTCAAGGTGAGCATACTGATATGAGTCCAGATGCTATTGATAGGATCGAGTTTGCTAACGCGATCAATTTAACCAATGATTCTTTTGCAGTTGGGCGTACTTTAGAATCTTTAAAGCTGCCTGCTCGTCGAGTAACAATAGTTGCCTTACGCAGAGGGGGTATTGAAGAGGAAGAACCTGACGACCAAACAATTTTAGCGCCACAAGATACGGTGATTATTCGTGGTAAACCTCGACGTGTTGAGCGCGCAGAGCGTTATCTACATGAAGGTGGTTAA
- a CDS encoding CoA transferase subunit B — translation MALSREQIAQRVAQELQDGYYVNLGIGIPTLVANYVPTGMEVMLQSENGLLGMGQFPTEEEIDADLINAGKQTVTTAKGASIFDSAESFAMIRGGHVDLTVLGAFEVDVQGNIASYMIPGKLIKGMGGAMDLVAGADNIIVTMTHASKHGESKLLPQCTLPLTGKGCINKVLTDLAFIEIKDNKFHLIERAPGVSVEEIKSLTAGELIIPEHVPEMTFK, via the coding sequence ATGGCTTTATCAAGAGAACAAATTGCGCAACGCGTAGCACAAGAATTACAAGATGGTTACTACGTAAACCTTGGCATTGGTATTCCTACTTTAGTTGCTAATTACGTACCAACAGGTATGGAAGTAATGTTGCAGTCTGAAAATGGGTTACTGGGTATGGGACAATTTCCAACGGAAGAAGAAATTGATGCAGACCTTATCAATGCAGGTAAGCAAACGGTAACCACAGCAAAAGGCGCCTCTATTTTTGATTCCGCAGAATCATTTGCCATGATCCGTGGTGGTCATGTTGATTTGACTGTACTCGGTGCTTTTGAAGTTGATGTTCAAGGAAATATTGCTTCTTACATGATCCCAGGTAAATTAATAAAAGGGATGGGGGGAGCTATGGATTTAGTTGCAGGTGCTGATAATATAATCGTCACCATGACACACGCATCTAAACATGGCGAATCAAAATTACTCCCACAATGTACACTACCACTTACCGGTAAAGGCTGTATCAATAAAGTATTAACTGATTTAGCTTTCATTGAAATTAAAGATAATAAATTTCATCTAATTGAACGCGCACCGGGTGTATCAGTCGAAGAAATTAAGTCATTAACGGCAGGTGAACTTATTATACCGGAGCACGTACCAGAAATGACATTTAAATAA
- a CDS encoding IS110 family transposase gives MEPFRTGGKNDNNDAEAICEAAMRPNIWHVPVKTADQQAVMTLHRVRQGLVKERTTMINQLRGLLSEFGIVIAKGRYSTNTSHQ, from the coding sequence ATCGAACCTTTTCGCACTGGCGGTAAAAACGATAATAACGATGCCGAAGCGATTTGTGAAGCAGCAATGCGACCTAATATTTGGCATGTGCCAGTGAAAACAGCTGACCAACAAGCCGTCATGACGTTACATCGTGTACGCCAAGGGTTAGTGAAAGAGCGCACCACCATGATTAATCAACTGCGAGGCTTGTTATCTGAATTTGGTATTGTTATCGCTAAAGGGCGCTATAGCACCAACACCAGTCATCAATAA
- a CDS encoding DEAD/DEAH box helicase: MSVDAIGLSAELLRAVKACGYKSLTPIQQRAIPAIRSGQDILASAQTGTGKTAAFTLPLLDLLAQQKHEQQSVLRAVILTPTRELAIQVAENIKQYSQNLPLNSGVIYGGGKMAAQANMLKSGLDILVATPGRLLEHLTLRNVSLSQVKYLVLDEADRMLDMGFLTDIDRIRASIKVAPQTMLFSATFSEKVKSLAKQMLNTPKTIEVSKQNTTSGKVKQFVYRVSESRKRELLSELIGVNNWQQVLVFAGTRESANQLAKELKLDGIKAVLCHGEKSQGARNKALEQFATGQARVLVATDVAARGLDIPDLPYVVNFHLPFLAEDYVHRIGRTGRAGKSGTAVSLVSPKDEKFLGNIELLIQRKFDYVVLPGYEFDPMSEKKQTASPKKVSESKNRYQATREKNIAIKQKQNIKAKKKLKGKKKRK; encoded by the coding sequence GTGAGTGTAGATGCAATTGGCTTGTCGGCTGAACTATTAAGGGCAGTGAAAGCTTGTGGTTATAAATCCTTAACACCTATACAACAAAGAGCAATTCCTGCGATTAGAAGTGGGCAGGATATTTTAGCGAGTGCGCAAACAGGCACAGGTAAAACCGCGGCTTTTACATTGCCGTTACTTGATTTACTAGCACAGCAAAAACATGAACAACAGTCTGTTTTACGTGCTGTTATTTTAACGCCAACCCGCGAGCTTGCTATTCAAGTTGCTGAAAATATAAAACAATATAGTCAAAATTTGCCGCTCAATTCTGGTGTTATTTATGGTGGTGGAAAAATGGCTGCCCAGGCAAATATGCTAAAGAGTGGTCTTGATATTTTAGTAGCGACACCTGGTCGTTTATTGGAACATTTAACATTGCGTAATGTTTCTTTGTCTCAGGTAAAGTACTTGGTACTTGATGAAGCTGATCGTATGCTTGATATGGGCTTTCTTACCGACATTGATAGGATTCGAGCCAGTATTAAAGTGGCGCCACAAACCATGTTGTTTTCAGCAACGTTTTCTGAAAAAGTAAAGTCACTTGCAAAACAAATGCTTAATACGCCTAAAACCATTGAAGTTTCAAAGCAAAATACAACATCCGGTAAGGTAAAACAGTTTGTTTATCGAGTGAGTGAGTCGAGAAAGCGTGAACTGCTATCCGAACTGATTGGTGTTAATAATTGGCAACAAGTTCTTGTGTTTGCAGGGACAAGAGAAAGTGCGAATCAACTAGCGAAAGAATTAAAACTAGATGGCATTAAAGCTGTACTGTGTCATGGGGAAAAATCGCAAGGTGCACGTAATAAAGCGTTAGAACAATTCGCTACTGGTCAAGCTAGAGTCTTGGTAGCCACTGATGTTGCAGCGCGCGGATTGGATATTCCTGATTTACCTTACGTGGTGAATTTTCATTTACCATTTCTTGCAGAAGATTATGTTCATCGTATCGGGCGTACAGGTCGAGCTGGCAAGTCAGGGACCGCGGTTTCATTAGTAAGCCCTAAAGACGAAAAATTTCTTGGTAATATTGAGTTACTTATTCAACGAAAATTTGATTATGTGGTATTACCCGGCTACGAATTTGATCCAATGAGTGAGAAAAAACAAACTGCTTCACCTAAGAAAGTCTCTGAGAGCAAAAATCGTTATCAAGCAACACGTGAAAAAAATATTGCCATAAAACAAAAGCAGAACATTAAAGCAAAGAAGAAACTAAAAGGTAAAAAGAAACGTAAATAG
- a CDS encoding hydroxymethylglutaryl-CoA lyase — translation MAMPSKVKIVEVGPRDGLQNEKTSIDVNDKIHLINLLSETGLSYIEAASFVSPKWVPQMATSAEVMAGIQRNTSVTYAALTPNLKGFESALAAGVTEVAIFGAASEAFSQKNINCSIDESLARFEPVINAAKEHNIPVRGYVSCVVGCPYDGEISPNTVANVAEKLYQMGCYEISLGDTIGVGTVASVNKMLQAVSARVPIQYLAVHFHDTYGQALTNIYAALQHGISVIDSAVAGLGGCPYAKGASGNVATEDVVYMLNGLAIETGIDLNKLLKAGWFISDKLGKQPVSKVSNALRAKCE, via the coding sequence ATGGCAATGCCAAGTAAGGTTAAGATTGTTGAAGTAGGCCCTAGAGATGGCCTACAAAACGAGAAAACTTCCATTGACGTAAATGATAAAATTCACCTGATAAACCTTTTAAGCGAAACTGGACTCAGTTACATTGAAGCCGCTAGCTTTGTATCCCCAAAATGGGTGCCACAAATGGCAACATCTGCGGAAGTCATGGCAGGGATTCAACGTAATACTAGTGTTACCTATGCTGCTTTAACCCCCAATTTAAAAGGCTTTGAATCAGCGCTCGCTGCAGGTGTAACCGAAGTTGCTATTTTTGGTGCGGCATCTGAAGCATTTAGCCAAAAAAACATTAATTGTTCAATCGATGAAAGTTTAGCGAGATTTGAACCCGTTATTAATGCCGCCAAAGAACATAATATTCCCGTAAGAGGTTATGTTTCCTGCGTAGTAGGCTGCCCATATGATGGTGAGATTTCACCAAATACAGTTGCAAATGTTGCCGAGAAGCTCTACCAAATGGGATGCTATGAAATTTCACTTGGCGATACAATCGGCGTGGGCACAGTAGCCTCTGTCAATAAAATGTTACAGGCAGTAAGCGCCCGAGTACCCATACAATACCTCGCTGTGCACTTCCATGATACCTATGGCCAAGCGTTAACGAATATTTACGCGGCATTACAACATGGTATCAGTGTTATTGACTCAGCCGTTGCCGGTTTAGGTGGATGTCCTTATGCTAAAGGCGCTTCAGGCAATGTGGCAACAGAAGATGTTGTATACATGCTAAATGGTTTAGCTATTGAAACAGGCATTGACTTGAACAAGTTGCTCAAAGCAGGCTGGTTTATTAGTGACAAGCTTGGTAAGCAGCCTGTTTCTAAGGTATCCAATGCGCTTAGAGCAAAATGCGAATAA
- a CDS encoding CoA transferase subunit A produces the protein MAGFDKVVSSYEEALAGLTNNMTVIAGGFGLCGIPENLIAEIQRKGTTGLTVVSNNCGVDDFGLGVLLPNRQIKKIIASYVGENAEFERQMMSGELEVELTPQGTLAEKMRAGGAGIPAFYTATGYGTPVAEGKEEREFDGRHYILEKAITGDFAIVKAWKADRYGNLIFRKTARNFNPMAATAGKITVVEVEEIVEPGELAPDEIHTPGIYVNRLIKGTFEKRIEQRTTRSA, from the coding sequence ATGGCAGGTTTTGACAAAGTGGTGTCAAGCTATGAAGAAGCGTTAGCTGGATTAACAAACAACATGACAGTTATCGCGGGTGGCTTTGGCCTATGTGGTATTCCGGAAAACCTTATTGCCGAAATTCAACGCAAAGGCACAACTGGTTTAACCGTGGTTTCCAATAATTGCGGTGTCGATGACTTTGGTTTAGGCGTCTTATTACCCAACCGCCAAATTAAAAAAATTATTGCTTCATATGTTGGTGAAAACGCCGAGTTTGAGCGTCAAATGATGAGTGGTGAATTGGAAGTAGAGTTAACGCCTCAAGGTACACTTGCAGAAAAAATGCGTGCTGGTGGTGCTGGAATTCCAGCATTCTACACAGCAACGGGTTACGGTACCCCTGTTGCTGAAGGTAAGGAAGAGCGCGAATTTGACGGACGACATTATATTCTTGAAAAAGCGATCACGGGTGATTTTGCCATTGTAAAAGCATGGAAAGCAGACAGATATGGCAACCTTATCTTTAGAAAAACAGCACGTAACTTTAATCCTATGGCAGCAACAGCAGGTAAAATAACCGTTGTTGAAGTTGAAGAAATTGTAGAGCCTGGTGAATTAGCACCCGATGAAATCCACACACCAGGTATATACGTAAATCGTCTTATCAAAGGCACGTTCGAAAAACGTATAGAACAACGCACAACGAGAAGCGCATAA
- a CDS encoding DUF3718 domain-containing protein: MKKLLLVSTITALTMTSIVSAPKAEASNIAQSLCEYVAADDKKRMRSFLRTNKIKIRRVFDGIQCNGKNLLVFASDRGSVETGSMIVSKLPKKVVSDNLANIQNGSQPLIDAANERVSS, from the coding sequence ATGAAAAAATTATTACTAGTTTCTACTATTACAGCGTTAACAATGACGTCTATCGTTTCTGCTCCGAAAGCAGAAGCATCAAACATAGCTCAGAGCTTATGTGAATATGTAGCAGCAGACGATAAGAAACGTATGCGCTCATTTTTAAGAACGAATAAAATTAAAATCCGTAGAGTTTTTGATGGTATTCAGTGTAATGGTAAAAACTTGCTGGTATTTGCTTCAGATCGAGGTTCAGTTGAAACAGGTTCAATGATAGTAAGTAAGCTACCAAAGAAAGTTGTTTCAGATAATCTTGCAAATATCCAGAATGGATCGCAACCATTGATAGATGCAGCTAACGAACGCGTTAGCAGCTAA
- a CDS encoding GGDEF domain-containing protein produces MQTLNLVNTDHVEFNAFTLFDTQDHQENNRKLALAEQLQTSLELNSILNIFAMEAARFVEFTGLYFKSDAISGEMRGSKLARKERLFELKINNRYIGTLSYAINKPMSLATFNKLKKLHKLLVHPLNNAMLYQQALSLAMQDGLTGLGNRRQYDQQLKRAMHHANRQGSKVGLIVCDLNKFKAVNDSFGHHIGDQVLINFANALSECVRDSESLFRFGGDEFAIIVEDACEQTLTIIESRIHHAVSCDTLLNNYKVSASLGSTLMTRIDNEDTLFERADSHLYQQKLKQPCRLSVI; encoded by the coding sequence ATGCAAACGCTAAATTTGGTCAATACTGATCACGTTGAGTTTAACGCGTTTACGTTATTTGATACGCAAGATCACCAAGAAAATAACAGGAAACTTGCCTTAGCCGAGCAATTACAAACAAGCTTGGAGCTAAACAGTATTTTAAATATCTTTGCCATGGAAGCAGCGAGGTTTGTAGAATTTACAGGATTATACTTTAAAAGTGATGCTATTAGTGGTGAAATGCGCGGTAGTAAACTGGCGAGAAAAGAGCGACTGTTTGAACTAAAAATCAACAATCGCTATATAGGTACGCTAAGCTACGCAATAAACAAGCCTATGAGTCTGGCCACTTTTAATAAGTTAAAAAAGTTACATAAATTGCTCGTGCATCCATTGAATAATGCAATGCTGTATCAGCAAGCACTTAGCCTAGCAATGCAAGATGGTTTAACAGGCCTTGGTAACAGACGCCAATATGATCAACAGTTGAAACGAGCGATGCATCATGCAAACAGGCAAGGTAGCAAAGTAGGCTTAATTGTATGCGATCTTAATAAATTTAAAGCAGTAAACGACTCATTTGGCCATCATATTGGTGATCAAGTACTAATAAACTTTGCTAATGCATTATCAGAATGTGTGCGAGACTCTGAAAGTCTATTTAGGTTTGGTGGTGATGAGTTTGCCATCATCGTAGAAGATGCCTGCGAGCAGACTTTAACAATTATCGAAAGTCGAATACACCACGCAGTAAGTTGCGACACACTGCTAAATAATTATAAAGTCAGTGCATCACTTGGCAGTACGTTAATGACGCGTATCGACAACGAAGATACGTTATTTGAGCGCGCTGACAGCCACTTATATCAACAAAAGTTAAAACAACCTTGTCGACTTAGTGTCATTTAG
- a CDS encoding alanine/glycine:cation symporter family protein gives MFDAVSQLNGYLWGSVLIYLLTGCGIWFSFRLKFIQLRHFFHMFTLLRHSRQKSHHGISSFQALCTSLAARVGTGNLMGVAVAITLGGAGAVFWMWVIAFVGMATAFAESLLGQLYKEKDILGNYRGGPAYYMRKGLNSKFLAITFSLCLFFGYGFVFSSVQANSITSAFSGSFGVEPIYTGVFIAILTAWVVLGGLKNIARFSEIIVPFMGLAYFAICIVVMGMNAEHLPGIFSLIIKSALGLEQAGGGLVGAAIVQGVKRGLYSNEAGMGSAPNVAAAATTYPAHPASQGYIQMLAVFFDTIIICTCTACLILLFNNTEQGIQGIQLTQQALASQVGAWGSDFITLAILFFGFTSIIASFAYAETNLKYLNLDSRLGHWILRVGFLFMLIFGSVASLPQVIALADLSTGVMTVINVTALFLLSKVIVHVTKDYHQQLKNNVIPSYQPSDEEKAKFKLTPKIW, from the coding sequence ATTTTTGATGCTGTTAGCCAACTCAATGGTTATTTATGGGGTAGTGTTTTAATTTATCTGTTAACCGGCTGTGGAATTTGGTTTTCCTTTAGGCTCAAGTTCATTCAACTTCGCCATTTTTTTCATATGTTTACTTTGTTACGTCATAGTAGACAAAAAAGTCATCATGGTATTTCCTCCTTTCAGGCATTATGCACCTCATTAGCGGCTAGGGTTGGCACTGGTAACTTAATGGGAGTCGCTGTAGCTATTACACTTGGTGGTGCGGGAGCTGTATTTTGGATGTGGGTTATTGCTTTCGTAGGTATGGCAACGGCTTTTGCAGAAAGCTTATTAGGTCAGCTCTATAAAGAAAAGGATATCTTAGGTAACTATAGAGGTGGGCCCGCTTATTATATGCGTAAAGGGCTAAACAGTAAGTTTCTCGCGATTACTTTTTCTCTCTGTTTGTTTTTTGGCTATGGCTTTGTATTTAGCTCTGTGCAGGCAAATTCCATAACAAGTGCATTTTCAGGTTCCTTTGGTGTAGAGCCAATTTATACCGGCGTGTTTATTGCAATTTTAACTGCTTGGGTAGTGTTAGGTGGGTTAAAGAACATTGCTCGCTTTTCTGAAATTATTGTTCCATTTATGGGGCTTGCCTATTTTGCAATTTGCATTGTAGTGATGGGGATGAATGCTGAACATTTACCAGGTATTTTTTCTTTAATCATAAAATCTGCATTAGGCTTAGAGCAGGCGGGTGGTGGCTTAGTGGGAGCCGCGATTGTTCAAGGTGTAAAACGAGGGTTATATTCAAATGAAGCTGGTATGGGGAGTGCGCCTAATGTTGCAGCAGCTGCAACAACATATCCAGCACACCCAGCATCACAAGGCTATATTCAAATGCTTGCGGTATTCTTCGACACGATTATTATTTGTACTTGTACAGCGTGTTTAATTTTACTGTTTAATAATACAGAGCAAGGTATACAAGGTATTCAACTTACTCAACAGGCGTTAGCGTCTCAAGTTGGTGCTTGGGGCAGTGACTTTATCACGTTAGCGATATTATTTTTCGGGTTTACTTCAATTATTGCGAGTTTTGCTTATGCAGAGACGAACCTTAAATATTTAAATCTTGATAGTCGTTTAGGGCACTGGATATTAAGAGTTGGCTTTTTGTTTATGTTAATTTTTGGTTCTGTAGCAAGCTTACCGCAAGTTATCGCACTAGCTGATTTGTCTACAGGTGTAATGACTGTTATTAACGTAACGGCATTATTTTTACTTTCAAAAGTTATCGTTCATGTTACTAAAGATTACCACCAACAATTAAAAAATAACGTGATACCAAGTTATCAACCAAGTGATGAAGAAAAAGCTAAATTTAAGCTGACTCCGAAAATTTGGTAA
- a CDS encoding patatin-like phospholipase family protein has translation MTYRSRQHQKTALVLTGGGARAAYQVGVLSAVSKFSPRHYPTPFSIICGTSAGAINSTGLACYASCFQLGVKKLEWIWKNLTTSRIYHSDPARVFSHITRGALASFQADYANKRARSLLNNAPLRELLNEVVDFNRIDNNLLKGHLSALSVTASSYSSGDSISFYQSNATISPWFREKRKGLPCQINSDHLLASAAIPLVFPSVKLGKEHYGDGSIHQLSPLSPAIHLGGEKLFIIGVEQPSEPLHQTENNPHPPTSATIAGHLLDGIFSDTLQSDLERLKRVNKTLSLISDKDKNSQEGLKPIETLVINPSHDFNAIAVEYYHNLPLAIRLLLRAIGITNDSESSIVSYLLFDRTYCQQLIKLGYQDALENETKIRAFLALK, from the coding sequence GTGACATATCGATCACGCCAACATCAAAAAACAGCTTTAGTGTTAACAGGTGGTGGTGCAAGAGCAGCATATCAAGTCGGTGTATTATCGGCTGTTTCCAAATTTTCACCAAGACATTACCCGACGCCCTTTTCAATCATTTGTGGTACGTCGGCAGGCGCAATTAATTCGACAGGTTTAGCTTGTTACGCCTCATGCTTTCAACTTGGGGTGAAGAAACTTGAATGGATATGGAAAAATCTAACCACAAGCAGAATTTATCACAGTGATCCTGCTCGCGTATTCAGCCATATCACGCGAGGTGCGCTTGCAAGCTTTCAAGCAGATTATGCCAATAAAAGAGCACGTAGTTTATTAAATAACGCACCATTACGAGAGTTATTAAACGAAGTCGTTGATTTTAATAGAATTGACAACAATTTGTTAAAGGGGCATTTAAGCGCGTTGTCAGTCACTGCATCCAGTTATAGCAGTGGTGATTCGATTAGCTTTTATCAATCAAACGCAACAATTTCACCTTGGTTTAGAGAGAAAAGAAAAGGATTGCCTTGCCAAATAAATAGCGACCATTTGCTTGCATCTGCGGCAATACCGTTAGTATTTCCATCGGTAAAATTAGGTAAAGAGCATTATGGTGATGGCTCTATACACCAGTTATCTCCATTAAGCCCTGCTATTCATTTAGGGGGAGAGAAACTTTTTATTATCGGCGTTGAACAACCTTCAGAGCCTTTACATCAAACAGAGAATAATCCTCACCCGCCAACAAGTGCAACAATTGCGGGTCACCTACTTGATGGTATATTTTCTGATACTTTACAAAGTGATTTAGAACGCCTTAAGCGCGTTAATAAAACATTATCGTTAATATCAGATAAAGATAAAAACTCACAAGAGGGGTTAAAGCCAATTGAAACTCTTGTGATTAACCCTAGCCATGACTTTAATGCCATTGCTGTTGAGTACTATCACAATTTACCGTTGGCTATACGGCTATTACTTAGAGCAATTGGCATAACAAATGACTCCGAGTCAAGTATTGTAAGTTACCTACTCTTTGACCGAACTTATTGCCAACAATTGATCAAACTTGGCTATCAAGACGCTTTAGAAAATGAAACAAAAATTAGGGCATTTTTAGCATTAAAATAA
- a CDS encoding manganese efflux pump MntP, with protein sequence MLEVIILAVALSMDAFAVSIGLGSKHVKQTKSLALMSGIYFGLFQGGMPLIGYMGGKGVLGWVEEYAKWVAFALLILIGGKMIYESITEGIEEDIIKITHKVMLILAIATSVDAMAAGFTLTLIEINPLLACAIIGAATLFFSWIGVFIGAKSGTWLESKAELLGGMVLILIGFKVLLF encoded by the coding sequence GTGCTTGAAGTTATAATTTTAGCAGTGGCATTAAGTATGGATGCTTTTGCGGTATCTATAGGCCTAGGATCAAAACATGTTAAGCAAACAAAGTCTCTGGCTCTTATGTCAGGTATATATTTTGGTCTATTTCAGGGGGGAATGCCTTTAATTGGCTATATGGGGGGAAAGGGAGTTCTCGGTTGGGTTGAGGAGTATGCAAAATGGGTAGCATTTGCTCTTCTGATATTGATTGGCGGAAAAATGATTTATGAATCAATTACCGAAGGTATCGAAGAAGATATAATAAAAATCACGCATAAAGTAATGCTTATTCTTGCTATCGCCACAAGTGTAGATGCAATGGCTGCTGGTTTTACGCTGACCCTTATTGAAATAAATCCATTATTAGCCTGTGCAATTATCGGGGCTGCTACACTATTCTTTAGTTGGATTGGCGTATTTATCGGAGCGAAAAGTGGAACATGGCTTGAGAGTAAGGCTGAGCTATTGGGCGGTATGGTACTTATCTTAATAGGCTTTAAGGTATTACTCTTCTGA